A portion of the Leptospira inadai serovar Lyme str. 10 genome contains these proteins:
- a CDS encoding Lp29 family lipoprotein, giving the protein MKSIPKNPAAIFAAVLFLLSCNSHFILKEGRTDIPSLTLKKGVSVAFVGFLPYKVTSAGRTYTATVNPSQRIQLSEKIGQLAGKLKVRGIRKDIPPEKVKAFVETYINAVKNSGIEEILSVVDAAKEDPNAKEATIRLKDLGADYYVLGILNPPFQKSNIGLEIIHAFSHLFSMITVGLIPSILWSDAKATVLVYDKNLNRIWSKEYDAPYFVYRAIWAKPHPKECEQGRICDFENFGPVPAFAFKPVLPELESDLVQFLNSK; this is encoded by the coding sequence ATGAAATCTATCCCAAAAAATCCTGCAGCTATCTTCGCTGCGGTCTTGTTTCTCCTTTCCTGCAACTCTCATTTTATTCTTAAGGAAGGAAGAACAGATATTCCTTCTTTAACGCTCAAAAAAGGCGTTTCGGTCGCCTTTGTAGGTTTTCTACCGTACAAAGTCACATCGGCGGGTAGAACCTACACCGCGACCGTGAATCCTTCGCAACGGATTCAGCTTTCGGAAAAAATCGGGCAGCTCGCCGGCAAATTGAAAGTAAGAGGGATTCGAAAAGATATACCTCCTGAAAAAGTGAAAGCCTTTGTCGAAACTTACATCAATGCGGTCAAGAATTCCGGGATAGAGGAGATTTTATCCGTTGTCGACGCCGCTAAAGAGGATCCGAATGCGAAAGAGGCTACGATTCGATTAAAGGATTTAGGGGCGGATTATTACGTATTGGGGATTCTTAATCCGCCGTTTCAGAAATCCAATATAGGTTTAGAAATAATACATGCGTTTAGCCACTTGTTTTCCATGATAACCGTCGGATTAATCCCATCTATCTTATGGTCCGACGCGAAAGCGACGGTCCTAGTCTATGATAAAAATCTAAACCGAATCTGGTCAAAAGAATACGACGCGCCTTATTTTGTGTACCGGGCGATTTGGGCAAAGCCCCATCCGAAAGAATGCGAACAGGGAAGAATTTGTGATTTTGAAAATTTCGGCCCGGTTCCGGCATTTGCGTTCAAACCGGTATTGCCGGAGCTTGAATCAGATTTGGTGCAGTTTTTGAATTCAAAGTAG
- a CDS encoding Lp29 family lipoprotein, giving the protein MPRTILLTFSIYACICSCASRYYTKLPQGTPEIPKVNRSLRIAYIGFHTFRAATFKNPDGTVAFEALTEPDSRTLKNPSVGIFPSTVDLKSAGIRKDIPPERVESFVKAYLSDTGASGIRELEKFLDIKKEKQSYVYSLKILPFDYYIVGIHAPPLENSSRIFWNFVTLLSDLVSIASFGILPSYETFEASTTVIFYDANLNRLKELHYNNDYTVLRALWAAANPPECKIGNLSCLGMFSPTIRANHPIVFEGMIPRINADIAESLRTLK; this is encoded by the coding sequence ATGCCAAGAACTATCCTACTTACTTTTTCGATCTATGCCTGTATTTGCTCCTGCGCTTCCCGTTATTACACGAAACTACCGCAAGGAACGCCGGAAATTCCGAAGGTGAATCGAAGTTTGCGAATTGCATATATCGGATTTCACACCTTCCGAGCTGCGACGTTTAAGAATCCGGATGGCACGGTCGCCTTTGAAGCTTTAACCGAACCCGATTCCAGAACTCTGAAAAATCCTTCGGTAGGCATCTTCCCATCGACGGTTGACCTCAAATCTGCGGGGATTCGCAAGGATATTCCCCCCGAAAGAGTCGAATCGTTTGTGAAAGCTTATCTTTCCGACACGGGGGCTTCGGGGATTCGAGAATTGGAAAAATTCCTGGATATCAAAAAGGAGAAACAGTCCTATGTGTACTCCTTAAAAATTCTTCCTTTCGATTATTATATTGTGGGAATTCATGCGCCGCCATTGGAGAATTCTTCCCGAATATTTTGGAATTTCGTTACGTTACTCTCCGATTTAGTGAGCATTGCAAGCTTCGGAATCCTGCCTTCGTACGAAACGTTCGAAGCCTCCACTACGGTGATCTTCTATGACGCGAATTTGAATCGATTGAAGGAATTGCATTATAATAACGATTATACCGTCTTGAGAGCTCTATGGGCCGCCGCTAATCCGCCGGAATGTAAAATCGGAAATTTAAGTTGCTTAGGAATGTTTAGCCCGACGATTCGAGCGAATCATCCGATCGTTTTTGAAGGAATGATCCCTAGGATCAACGCGGATATCGCGGAATCGTTGCGCACTCTTAAGTAA
- a CDS encoding Lsa16 family lipoprotein adhesin, with protein MKNRITNLAILGTLTLALGACSNSAQIVGNMNCPTLEKGLEPSVGILSDEKDNPVIVSRLSVGTVVRVYDYRNHSIHPKPLVRIKTDKTEGWVNPTCLVVNQNPENSVFAWGYRKDYKYFYEPTDLDHYSKGYEFEVYKNLPKEKIPLAELAPELKEKKN; from the coding sequence ATGAAGAATAGAATAACGAATTTAGCGATCCTTGGAACGTTAACCCTGGCTCTAGGAGCCTGCTCCAACTCCGCACAAATCGTAGGCAATATGAATTGTCCTACTTTGGAAAAAGGGTTGGAACCTTCGGTCGGAATTCTTTCCGACGAAAAAGACAATCCCGTAATCGTTAGCAGGTTGTCGGTCGGAACCGTGGTTAGAGTGTATGATTACCGAAATCATTCCATTCATCCAAAACCTTTGGTTCGCATAAAAACCGATAAGACCGAAGGTTGGGTGAATCCGACTTGCTTGGTGGTGAATCAAAATCCGGAAAATTCCGTTTTTGCTTGGGGTTATCGTAAGGATTATAAATATTTCTACGAGCCGACGGATTTGGACCATTATTCGAAAGGATACGAATTCGAAGTTTATAAGAATCTTCCGAAGGAAAAAATTCCTTTGGCGGAGTTAGCTCCCGAGCTAAAGGAAAAGAAAAACTAA